Proteins encoded together in one Deinococcus irradiatisoli window:
- a CDS encoding methylglyoxal synthase, whose product MTSPEHSSPRAVASGKHQVALIAHDKKKLELALFALSHRDVLSRFHLVATGTTGSILQKQTGLEVERVLSGPMGGDQQIGARIALEQVQAVFFFRDPLTAQPHEPDVSALVRLCDVHDIPLATNPASAEALMLWLARDGVVSG is encoded by the coding sequence ATGACTTCTCCCGAACATTCTTCCCCGCGCGCCGTGGCCAGCGGTAAGCACCAGGTGGCGCTCATCGCCCACGACAAGAAGAAGCTGGAACTGGCGCTGTTCGCGCTCAGCCACCGTGATGTGCTCTCCCGCTTTCACCTGGTCGCCACCGGCACCACCGGCAGCATCCTGCAAAAGCAGACCGGCCTGGAGGTCGAACGGGTGCTGTCCGGGCCGATGGGCGGCGATCAGCAGATCGGAGCGCGCATCGCGCTGGAGCAGGTGCAGGCGGTGTTCTTCTTCCGCGACCCGCTGACCGCCCAGCCGCACGAGCCCGACGTGAGCGCCCTGGTGCGGCTGTGCGACGTTCACGACATTCCTCTGGCGACCAACCCGGCCAGCGCCGAAGCGCTGATGCTGTGGCTGGCCCGCGACGGCGTGGTGAGCGGCTGA
- a CDS encoding GNAT family N-acetyltransferase, producing the protein MPVLIRLLEPHDAPAYRKLRLRALTEDPAAFLSDAEGYAAVTVADEAERLKPSDQRLTLGAFVGGEVVGMAGLFRHTRAKQAHRGEVVGFYVAPEQRGQGVAQALLKQLIMQARTLTGLELLGLGVSETQLAAQQVYHKLGFEVWGVQPDALRLGEQVLAELHMQLRL; encoded by the coding sequence ATGCCTGTTCTGATTCGTCTGCTGGAGCCGCACGACGCGCCCGCCTACCGAAAGCTGCGCCTGCGCGCCCTCACCGAAGACCCCGCCGCTTTTCTGAGTGACGCCGAGGGGTACGCCGCCGTGACGGTGGCCGACGAAGCCGAGCGCTTGAAGCCCAGCGACCAGCGCCTGACTCTGGGCGCTTTTGTCGGCGGCGAGGTGGTGGGCATGGCGGGTCTGTTTCGCCACACCCGCGCCAAGCAGGCGCACCGCGGCGAGGTGGTGGGGTTTTACGTGGCCCCCGAACAGCGCGGGCAGGGCGTGGCCCAGGCGCTGCTGAAGCAGCTGATCATGCAGGCCAGGACCTTAACGGGGCTGGAACTGCTGGGGCTGGGCGTCAGCGAAACGCAGCTCGCCGCCCAGCAGGTGTACCACAAGCTGGGTTTCGAGGTGTGGGGCGTGCAGCCCGACGCGCTGCGGCTGGGCGAACAGGTGCTGGCCGAGCTTCACATGCAGCTTCGGCTGTAG
- a CDS encoding YraN family protein, whose translation MKGADAEDRALAELVSAGHRLLARNYRIPGGELDLITQQVGVFVFSEVRQRRSATYGSALESVTPRKLALLRRAALSYLLREHGREDLPCRLQLISIEGPTSTGTLSITPIE comes from the coding sequence ATGAAAGGCGCCGACGCCGAGGACCGCGCCCTGGCCGAGCTGGTGTCGGCAGGCCACCGCCTGCTGGCCCGCAACTACCGCATTCCCGGCGGCGAACTCGATCTCATCACCCAGCAGGTGGGCGTCTTCGTGTTCAGCGAGGTCCGGCAGCGCCGCAGCGCTACCTACGGCAGCGCGCTGGAAAGCGTCACCCCGCGCAAGCTGGCGCTGCTGCGCCGGGCCGCTCTGTCGTACCTGCTGCGCGAACACGGCCGCGAGGATCTGCCGTGCCGGTTGCAGCTCATCAGCATCGAGGGACCGACATCCACCGGCACGCTGAGCATTACGCCCATCGAGTGA
- the dcd gene encoding dCTP deaminase — protein MSILPDWRIRELALGGMIEPFEDRLVRTAETQQVISYGLSSFGYDLRCADEWKIFTNVMSAVVDPKHFDERSFVDIQAGEIIIPPNSFALARSLEYMRIPDNVMVVALGKSTYARCGIVANVTPLEPGWEGHVTLEFSNTTPLPAKMYAFEGCVQLLFFEGERPEVTYRDRAGKYQGQQGVTLPKL, from the coding sequence GTGAGTATTCTTCCGGATTGGCGCATTCGCGAACTGGCCCTGGGGGGCATGATCGAACCGTTTGAAGACCGCCTGGTGCGGACCGCCGAGACGCAGCAGGTGATCAGTTACGGCCTGAGCAGTTTCGGCTACGACCTGCGCTGCGCCGACGAGTGGAAGATCTTCACCAACGTCATGAGCGCGGTGGTGGACCCCAAACACTTCGACGAACGCAGTTTCGTGGACATTCAGGCCGGCGAGATCATCATTCCGCCGAATTCCTTCGCGCTGGCCCGCAGCCTGGAGTACATGCGGATTCCCGACAACGTGATGGTGGTGGCGCTCGGCAAATCCACCTACGCCCGCTGCGGCATCGTCGCCAACGTCACGCCGCTCGAGCCCGGCTGGGAAGGCCACGTCACGCTGGAATTCTCCAACACCACGCCGTTGCCGGCCAAGATGTACGCCTTCGAGGGCTGCGTGCAGCTGCTGTTTTTCGAGGGCGAGCGCCCGGAAGTCACCTACCGCGACCGGGCCGGCAAGTACCAGGGGCAGCAGGGTGTGACCTTACCGAAACTTTAA
- a CDS encoding metallophosphoesterase family protein: MRVAVLSDVHGNAFALEAVLEEVREAAPDAILNLGDQIEGAADPAQAYALQAALGAVEVRGNNEEKLWPGGRRTPLSREYGAWLEPQLPAEALAHLAALPLCARLDEVYLCHGTPQSAWESLLWVWQAGTDGGFYRSRDPRELRRLVAPLGAAVVVCGHTHRPGSTRVGDTLVVNSGAVSDQVDGDPRARWTLLERRAGHWSTDFRAVTYDVAGAVAWARQYSPFGAGVAELLLSGEMTVRGDAG; the protein is encoded by the coding sequence CTGCGCGTGGCCGTGCTGAGTGACGTTCACGGCAACGCCTTCGCCCTGGAGGCGGTGCTCGAAGAGGTGCGGGAAGCCGCGCCGGACGCCATTCTCAATCTCGGCGACCAGATCGAGGGCGCGGCTGACCCGGCGCAGGCCTACGCCCTGCAAGCCGCCCTGGGGGCCGTGGAGGTGCGCGGCAACAACGAGGAGAAGCTGTGGCCCGGTGGCCGGCGCACGCCGCTGAGCCGCGAGTACGGCGCCTGGCTGGAGCCGCAACTGCCCGCCGAAGCGCTGGCGCATCTGGCCGCCCTCCCGCTGTGCGCCCGCCTGGACGAGGTGTATCTGTGTCACGGCACACCCCAGTCGGCCTGGGAAAGCCTGCTGTGGGTCTGGCAAGCGGGCACCGATGGCGGCTTTTACCGCAGCCGCGATCCGCGTGAGCTGCGCCGTCTGGTGGCACCGCTCGGCGCGGCAGTGGTCGTCTGCGGCCACACCCACCGGCCCGGCAGCACCCGGGTCGGTGACACGCTGGTGGTCAACAGCGGCGCCGTCTCAGATCAGGTGGACGGCGATCCCCGCGCCCGCTGGACCTTGCTGGAGCGCCGCGCCGGGCACTGGAGCACCGATTTCCGGGCGGTGACCTACGACGTGGCGGGCGCGGTGGCCTGGGCGCGGCAGTACAGCCCTTTCGGTGCGGGGGTCGCCGAACTGCTGCTCAGCGGCGAGATGACGGTGCGCGGCGACGCCGGCTGA
- a CDS encoding aldo/keto reductase codes for MEQRMLGNSGLKVSAVGLGCNNFGGRLDQAATNAVVRAALSQGITLFDTADVYGNRGGSEEMLGKALGKERAAIMLASKFGHDMGPEGKGAAPAYIRKALDASLRRLGTDYLDLYQLHVPDPATPLADTLGTLNELVKEGKVRAVGCSNLSAAQVREAASLAKEHHWTPFISAQDEYSLLVRDIEDELIPVLSDLEMGLLPYFPLASGLLSGKYQPGHIPEGTRFASSQGAQDRYMTPENWNKVGQLRQFAESRNHTLLELAFSWLAAQPVVSSVIAGATKPEQIEQNVKAADWQLSAEELSEIDRITRGQAQPAD; via the coding sequence ATGGAACAAAGGATGCTCGGAAACAGCGGCCTGAAAGTCTCGGCGGTCGGCCTGGGGTGCAACAACTTCGGCGGCCGGCTCGACCAGGCAGCGACCAACGCGGTGGTGCGGGCGGCCCTGTCGCAGGGCATCACCCTCTTTGACACCGCCGACGTGTACGGCAACCGGGGCGGCTCGGAGGAAATGCTCGGCAAGGCGCTGGGCAAGGAGCGGGCAGCCATCATGCTGGCCAGCAAGTTCGGCCATGACATGGGGCCGGAGGGCAAGGGCGCCGCGCCCGCTTACATCCGCAAGGCGCTCGACGCCAGCCTCAGGCGCCTGGGCACCGATTACCTCGATTTATACCAGTTGCACGTCCCCGATCCGGCCACGCCACTGGCCGACACCCTCGGCACGCTCAACGAACTCGTCAAGGAAGGCAAGGTGCGGGCGGTGGGCTGCTCGAACCTCAGTGCGGCGCAGGTGCGCGAAGCCGCCAGCCTCGCCAAAGAGCACCACTGGACGCCGTTTATCAGCGCCCAGGACGAGTACAGCCTGCTGGTGCGCGACATCGAGGACGAACTCATCCCAGTGCTCAGCGATCTGGAGATGGGCCTGCTGCCCTACTTTCCGCTGGCGAGCGGGCTCCTGAGCGGCAAATACCAGCCGGGCCACATTCCCGAAGGCACCCGTTTCGCCTCGTCGCAGGGGGCCCAGGACCGCTACATGACGCCGGAGAACTGGAACAAGGTCGGGCAGCTGCGCCAGTTCGCCGAGTCCAGAAACCACACCCTGCTGGAACTGGCCTTCAGCTGGCTGGCGGCCCAGCCGGTGGTCAGCAGCGTGATCGCCGGAGCCACCAAGCCCGAGCAGATCGAGCAGAACGTGAAAGCGGCCGACTGGCAGCTCAGCGCCGAGGAACTTAGCGAGATCGACCGCATCACCAGGGGGCAGGCGCAACCCGCCGATTAA
- a CDS encoding adenine deaminase translates to MTDASHLQTQLRQRLVRVALRQEPADLLIRGAQVVSVTTRELLNVDVAVAGGHIAALGHGYQAADTFEAGGRYLAPGLIDGHIHIESSSLTPASFARAVRPRGTTGVVAEPHEIVNVLGEAGLRWMLAAGERSGLRVWASQPSCVPASVFEQGGAELDPADIARGLKVPGVLGLAEMMNYPGVLGVDPQVWQVLEAARGQRIDGHAAGLSGDALQAYAAAGIHSDHEAVSEAQARERLRAGMWLMVREGSAARNLAALLPVLRELPRRALLVSDDIGADWLLERGHLDHQLRQLVAAGIDPLYALSLATCNPAEYWHLDDVGVLGPGFKADLVLFDDLKDFRVAECWLAGRPLADLSEAASTPALPGGGVRATGLATADLSVPPNWPVIGVRLDQIETDRLPPGSGDTKLVVADRYGRGLISAAMSGGIGLQRGAVALSVLHDAHHLLIAGASDSDIRAAGLEVERLGGGVVVVENGEVVASLPLPYGGLMSDEPPLDVARQVQTIHAALHQRGCRLPQPLTTLSFLGLSVIPELKLTPRGLLDVRAWTLLEKESAEA, encoded by the coding sequence ATGACCGACGCTTCCCATCTTCAAACTCAACTGCGTCAGCGGCTCGTCCGGGTGGCGCTGCGGCAGGAACCGGCCGATCTGCTGATCCGGGGCGCCCAGGTGGTGAGCGTGACCACCCGCGAACTGCTGAACGTGGACGTGGCGGTGGCCGGCGGCCATATCGCCGCCCTGGGACACGGCTATCAGGCCGCCGACACCTTCGAGGCGGGCGGGCGCTACCTCGCCCCCGGCCTGATCGACGGTCATATTCACATCGAATCGAGCTCGCTGACGCCGGCCAGTTTCGCCCGCGCCGTGCGGCCGCGCGGCACGACCGGCGTGGTGGCCGAGCCGCACGAGATCGTCAACGTGCTGGGCGAGGCGGGGCTGCGCTGGATGCTGGCAGCCGGCGAGCGCAGCGGCCTGCGGGTGTGGGCCTCGCAGCCGTCCTGCGTGCCGGCCAGCGTTTTCGAGCAGGGCGGCGCGGAGCTCGACCCCGCCGACATCGCCCGTGGGCTGAAGGTGCCCGGCGTGCTGGGCCTGGCCGAGATGATGAACTATCCCGGCGTGCTGGGCGTAGACCCGCAGGTATGGCAGGTGTTGGAAGCGGCGCGCGGTCAGCGCATCGACGGGCACGCGGCAGGCCTGTCCGGCGACGCACTGCAGGCGTACGCCGCCGCCGGGATTCACTCCGACCACGAAGCGGTCAGCGAAGCGCAGGCCCGCGAGCGCTTGCGCGCCGGGATGTGGCTGATGGTGCGCGAGGGTTCGGCGGCCCGCAACCTCGCCGCCCTGCTGCCGGTGCTGCGCGAGCTGCCCCGGCGCGCCCTGCTGGTGAGTGACGACATCGGGGCCGACTGGCTGCTGGAGAGGGGCCACCTCGACCATCAGCTGCGGCAACTGGTGGCCGCCGGCATCGACCCGCTCTACGCGCTGAGCCTGGCGACCTGCAACCCGGCCGAATACTGGCACCTCGATGACGTGGGCGTGCTCGGCCCCGGCTTCAAGGCCGATCTGGTGCTGTTCGACGACCTGAAAGACTTCCGGGTGGCCGAGTGCTGGCTGGCCGGGCGACCCCTCGCGGACCTCAGCGAGGCCGCGTCCACCCCGGCCCTGCCGGGCGGCGGCGTTCGGGCCACCGGACTGGCGACCGCCGATTTGAGCGTGCCGCCCAACTGGCCAGTGATCGGCGTGCGCCTCGACCAGATCGAGACCGACCGCCTGCCGCCCGGCAGCGGCGACACCAAACTGGTGGTCGCCGACCGCTACGGGCGCGGGCTCATCAGCGCGGCGATGAGTGGCGGCATCGGGCTGCAGCGCGGCGCGGTGGCGCTCAGCGTGCTGCACGACGCCCACCATCTGCTGATCGCCGGGGCGAGTGACAGTGACATCCGCGCTGCCGGGCTGGAAGTCGAGCGGCTCGGCGGCGGCGTGGTGGTCGTGGAGAACGGCGAGGTCGTGGCCAGCCTGCCGCTGCCCTACGGCGGCCTGATGAGCGACGAGCCGCCGCTGGACGTGGCCCGGCAGGTGCAGACCATTCACGCAGCGCTGCACCAACGCGGTTGCCGCCTGCCGCAGCCGCTGACCACCCTCAGCTTCCTGGGCCTGAGCGTAATTCCCGAACTCAAGCTGACGCCGCGCGGCCTGCTCGACGTGCGGGCCTGGACGCTGCTGGAAAAGGAAAGCGCCGAAGCTTAA
- a CDS encoding MFS transporter, whose translation MSTGTVTVRTLQGGAAIATAVTLGHMINDAYGSMLTPLGPALHSKFGVSIAAITLLSSIFSLTSSVLQPLLGVIGERLGSRLMAAFGPVFTGLGLTLMGFMPWFGLLMLLVAVAGLGSGFFHPAGAAYVARSSPLDKRGLWASLFSAGGTAGMALGPVFASAGLQNLHWFGLIGLVIGVITYLITPDHQPTAKRLTLKAYLGIFRGPMVTLWGMAVLRSLASMGYNSMLPFIFLARGYGVREVAITLAVFAVASAAGGIVGGRVSDRIGRVPVLRSAILATLPLFALLIYSNPGQWWFYPLTFLVGAAVNASIPVGVVTAQEYAPGHVAVASSIMMGFSWGFAGLLVFLVGLLADATTPTIAALSAILLLLPSVYLAYKLPEPQAQRFS comes from the coding sequence ATGAGCACGGGAACAGTCACAGTACGCACCCTTCAGGGCGGAGCGGCCATCGCCACAGCCGTCACGCTGGGCCACATGATCAACGACGCCTACGGCTCGATGCTGACGCCGCTGGGGCCGGCGCTGCACAGCAAGTTCGGCGTCAGCATCGCCGCCATCACGCTGCTCTCCAGCATCTTCTCACTGACCAGCAGTGTGCTTCAGCCCCTGCTCGGCGTGATCGGCGAGCGCCTCGGCAGCCGCCTGATGGCCGCCTTCGGCCCGGTGTTTACCGGCCTGGGCCTGACCTTGATGGGCTTCATGCCCTGGTTCGGCCTGCTGATGTTGCTGGTGGCGGTGGCGGGGCTGGGCAGCGGCTTTTTCCACCCGGCGGGCGCGGCGTACGTGGCGCGCTCCAGTCCGCTCGACAAGCGTGGGCTGTGGGCCAGCTTGTTCAGCGCGGGCGGCACGGCGGGCATGGCGCTCGGCCCGGTATTCGCCAGCGCGGGCCTGCAAAACCTGCACTGGTTCGGCCTGATCGGGCTGGTGATAGGCGTGATCACCTACCTAATCACGCCGGACCACCAGCCCACCGCCAAACGCCTGACGCTCAAGGCGTACCTCGGCATCTTCCGGGGACCGATGGTCACGCTGTGGGGCATGGCGGTGCTGCGCAGTCTCGCCAGCATGGGCTACAACTCGATGCTGCCGTTTATCTTCCTGGCGCGCGGCTACGGAGTGCGCGAGGTGGCGATCACGCTGGCGGTGTTCGCGGTCGCCTCGGCGGCGGGCGGCATCGTGGGCGGACGCGTCTCCGACCGCATCGGGCGGGTGCCGGTGCTGCGCTCGGCGATTCTCGCCACCCTCCCGCTGTTCGCCCTCCTGATCTACTCGAATCCCGGCCAGTGGTGGTTTTACCCGCTGACCTTTCTGGTCGGCGCGGCCGTCAACGCCAGCATCCCGGTAGGCGTGGTCACGGCGCAGGAATACGCACCGGGGCATGTGGCGGTCGCCAGCAGCATCATGATGGGCTTCTCGTGGGGCTTTGCCGGCCTGCTGGTCTTTCTGGTGGGCCTGCTGGCCGACGCCACCACCCCGACCATCGCCGCCTTGAGCGCCATCTTGCTGCTGCTGCCCAGCGTGTACCTCGCCTATAAATTGCCGGAACCGCAGGCGCAGCGTTTCAGTTGA
- a CDS encoding DUF805 domain-containing protein — protein sequence MNEFVQVFRKWNVFSGRARRREYWMFTLFYFVFGIVFGILDVVFGTVGESSASVGLFYGVYSLVMLFPSLAVLCRRLHDAGYNNWWLLISLVPLIGQLVLLIFTLQDSQPGSNKWGPNPKLLYPNSAFIH from the coding sequence GTGAACGAATTTGTACAGGTCTTCAGGAAATGGAACGTGTTCTCTGGCCGAGCGCGCCGCAGAGAGTACTGGATGTTTACCTTGTTCTATTTCGTTTTCGGAATCGTTTTTGGAATTCTGGATGTCGTCTTCGGAACAGTGGGTGAAAGTTCTGCTTCGGTAGGTCTTTTTTATGGCGTTTATTCCCTGGTGATGCTGTTTCCCAGTCTCGCCGTGCTGTGCCGCCGCCTGCACGACGCTGGATACAACAACTGGTGGCTGCTGATTTCGCTCGTTCCACTAATCGGTCAACTCGTCCTCCTCATCTTCACCCTTCAGGACAGCCAGCCAGGGAGCAACAAATGGGGGCCGAATCCGAAGCTGCTCTATCCCAATTCGGCTTTCATTCACTGA
- a CDS encoding DUF805 domain-containing protein: MREVWLTLKKYAVFSGRARRREYWMFSLVSSLVFGVLLAADLALGLADLSKGAGLFSGLFVLAILLPTLAVTVRRLHDTGRSAWWLLLGPLLLVFTAQDSQPGSNQWGNNPKAVTSFAHLLA; this comes from the coding sequence ATGAGGGAAGTCTGGCTGACCCTGAAAAAGTACGCGGTGTTCTCGGGCCGGGCCCGCCGCCGGGAGTACTGGATGTTCTCGCTGGTGTCTTCGCTGGTCTTCGGTGTGCTGCTGGCCGCCGACCTGGCCCTGGGCCTGGCCGACCTCTCCAAAGGCGCCGGCCTCTTTTCCGGCTTGTTCGTCTTGGCGATTCTGCTGCCTACCCTGGCGGTGACGGTACGGCGCTTACACGACACCGGCCGCAGCGCCTGGTGGCTCCTGCTGGGCCCACTGCTGCTGGTGTTCACCGCCCAGGACAGCCAGCCGGGCAGCAACCAGTGGGGTAACAACCCCAAGGCCGTCACCTCGTTCGCTCACCTGCTGGCCTAG
- the fba gene encoding class II fructose-1,6-bisphosphate aldolase: MLVTGSDILVPARAGKYGVGAFNTNNMEITEAIIHTAEKLRSPVIVQMSEGAIKYGGQDLANIVKDLATRATVPVALHLDHGSSYANALNAIRMGFTSVMIDASHHSFDDNVNETRRVVEAAHALGVSVESELGRLGGIEEHVVVDEKDAFLTDPEEAVRFIELTGTDYLAIAIGTSHGAYKGKGRPYIDQARIAKIGAMTSIPLVAHGSSGVPAEIVQRFRDAGGEIGDAAGIADEDLHEACQHGIAKVNVDTDLRLASTVGIREALKVNPKEFDPRKIFGPARDVMAQVIEHKLRVLGSVGKA, from the coding sequence ATGCTCGTCACTGGTTCAGACATCCTGGTGCCCGCCCGCGCCGGCAAGTACGGCGTCGGCGCCTTCAACACCAACAACATGGAAATCACCGAGGCGATTATCCACACCGCCGAGAAGCTGCGCTCGCCGGTGATCGTGCAGATGAGCGAGGGGGCCATCAAGTACGGCGGCCAGGACCTCGCCAACATCGTCAAGGACCTGGCGACCCGCGCCACCGTGCCGGTCGCCCTGCACCTCGACCACGGCAGCAGCTACGCCAATGCCCTGAACGCCATCCGGATGGGCTTCACCTCGGTGATGATCGACGCCTCGCACCACTCGTTCGACGACAACGTCAACGAAACCCGCCGGGTGGTCGAAGCCGCCCACGCGCTGGGCGTCAGCGTGGAATCCGAACTCGGTCGCCTCGGCGGCATCGAGGAGCACGTCGTGGTGGACGAAAAAGACGCCTTCCTGACCGACCCCGAGGAAGCGGTGCGCTTTATCGAACTCACCGGCACCGATTACCTCGCCATCGCCATCGGCACCTCGCACGGGGCGTACAAGGGCAAAGGGCGGCCCTACATCGACCAGGCGCGCATCGCCAAGATCGGCGCCATGACCAGCATCCCGCTGGTGGCGCACGGGTCGAGCGGCGTGCCGGCCGAAATCGTGCAGCGCTTTCGCGACGCGGGCGGCGAGATCGGCGACGCAGCGGGCATTGCCGACGAGGACCTGCACGAAGCCTGCCAGCACGGCATCGCCAAGGTCAACGTGGACACCGATCTGCGGCTGGCGAGCACGGTGGGCATCCGCGAAGCGCTCAAGGTCAACCCCAAGGAATTCGATCCGCGCAAGATCTTCGGCCCGGCCCGCGATGTGATGGCCCAGGTCATCGAGCACAAGCTGCGGGTGCTGGGCAGCGTCGGCAAGGCGTAA
- a CDS encoding PLP-dependent aminotransferase family protein, which translates to MTTTEPLQVSSGPAPAWDDTFWTSRLSGRARSMTASAIREILKITQQPDVISFAGGLPAPELFPMDAVKAAFDSVMTHYGPAALQYSTTEGHPPLREWIARQSGIPARNVQIMTGSQQGLDLLGKVLISEGDVVLVESPTYLGALQSFQPYLPRYVQVPTDNEGIDVDALEAVLKATPAKLLYAVPNFQNPTGRTLSLERRQRLVELTRRHGVTVIEDDPYGKLRFTGSELPSLYQLALEQAGGDPDRVHVIYSSSFSKTLVPGLRDAWVQAATPVIQKLIQAKQGADLHTPTLNQMLVSELLEDTLPRQIEIVKKVYGERAQHMLSQIAEHFPKGADYTTPEGGMFLWVTLPEGLNTVTLLSEAVERKVAYVPGSPFFALGGGENTLRLSYSSAAPEQIERGIKALGETFQAALG; encoded by the coding sequence ATGACCACCACCGAGCCTCTCCAGGTGTCCAGCGGGCCGGCGCCCGCCTGGGACGACACCTTCTGGACCTCGCGCCTGAGCGGGCGCGCCCGCAGCATGACCGCCAGCGCCATTCGCGAGATCCTCAAAATCACCCAGCAACCCGACGTGATCTCGTTCGCGGGCGGCCTGCCGGCCCCGGAATTGTTTCCGATGGACGCGGTCAAGGCCGCTTTCGACAGCGTGATGACCCACTACGGCCCGGCGGCGCTGCAGTACTCGACCACCGAGGGCCACCCGCCACTGCGCGAATGGATCGCCCGGCAAAGCGGGATTCCTGCCCGCAACGTACAGATCATGACCGGCAGCCAGCAGGGCCTCGATCTGCTCGGCAAGGTGCTGATCTCGGAAGGCGACGTGGTGCTGGTGGAAAGCCCCACCTACCTGGGCGCCCTGCAGAGCTTCCAGCCGTACCTGCCGCGCTACGTGCAGGTGCCCACCGACAATGAGGGCATCGACGTGGACGCGCTGGAAGCGGTGCTGAAGGCCACCCCGGCCAAGCTGCTCTATGCCGTGCCGAACTTCCAGAACCCCACCGGCCGCACCCTCAGCCTGGAGCGCCGCCAGCGCCTCGTCGAGCTGACCCGCCGCCACGGGGTGACGGTCATCGAGGACGATCCCTACGGCAAACTGCGCTTCACCGGCAGCGAGCTGCCCAGCTTGTACCAGCTGGCCCTGGAGCAGGCCGGCGGCGACCCGGACAGGGTTCACGTGATCTACTCTTCTAGCTTTTCCAAGACGCTGGTGCCGGGCCTGCGCGACGCCTGGGTGCAGGCGGCCACGCCGGTGATCCAGAAACTGATTCAGGCCAAGCAGGGCGCCGACCTGCACACCCCGACCCTCAACCAGATGCTGGTGAGCGAACTGCTCGAAGACACCCTGCCGCGCCAGATCGAGATCGTGAAGAAGGTCTACGGCGAGCGCGCCCAGCACATGCTTTCGCAAATCGCCGAGCACTTCCCCAAGGGCGCCGACTACACCACCCCGGAAGGCGGAATGTTCCTGTGGGTGACGCTGCCTGAGGGCCTCAACACCGTGACGCTGCTGAGCGAGGCGGTGGAGCGCAAGGTGGCCTACGTGCCGGGCAGCCCCTTCTTCGCGCTGGGCGGCGGCGAGAACACCCTGCGCCTGAGCTACTCCAGCGCCGCACCCGAGCAGATCGAGCGCGGCATCAAGGCCCTGGGCGAGACGTTCCAAGCCGCGCTGGGATGA